The following coding sequences are from one Streptomyces sp. NBC_01485 window:
- the nuoK gene encoding NADH-quinone oxidoreductase subunit NuoK translates to MNPVNYLYLAALLFTIGATGVLIRRNAIVVFMCIELMLNACNLAFVTFSRMHGNLDGQIIAFFTMVVAAAEVVVGLAIIVSLFRSRHSASVDDASLMKL, encoded by the coding sequence GTGAACCCCGTCAACTACCTCTACCTCGCGGCCCTGTTGTTCACGATCGGTGCGACGGGTGTGCTGATCAGGCGCAACGCGATCGTCGTGTTCATGTGCATCGAACTCATGCTCAACGCCTGCAACCTCGCGTTCGTCACCTTCTCCCGGATGCACGGCAATCTCGACGGCCAGATCATCGCCTTCTTCACGATGGTCGTCGCCGCCGCGGAGGTCGTGGTGGGACTCGCGATCATCGTGTCGCTGTTCCGTTCCCGCCACTCGGCCTCGGTCGACGACGCCAGCCTGATGAAGCTGTAA
- the nuoL gene encoding NADH-quinone oxidoreductase subunit L: MENLIALLIAAPLLGAAVLLVGGRRLDAVGHWIGTLLSTTSFVLAVVLFGDLLSKDAEHRTLTQYLFSWIPVEGFQADVAFRLDQLSMTFVLLITGVGSLIHLYSVGYMEHDERRRRFFGYLNLFLAAMLLLVLADNYLLLYVGWEGVGLASYLLIGFWQHKPSAATAAKKAFLVNRVGDMGLSIAIMLMFTTFGTFAFGPLLGTEGEPGIAGDASEGRLTAIALMLLLAACGKSAQVPLQSWLGDAMEGPTPVSALIHAATMVTAGVYLIVRSAAIFNAAPDAQLVVTVVGAVTLLFGAIVGCAKDDIKKALAGSTMSQIGYMVLAAGLGPIGYVFAIMHLVTHGFFKAGLFLGAGSVMHGMNDEVDMRKYGGLRTYMPITFVTFGLGYLAIIGFPGLSGFFSKDKIIEAAFAKGGTEGWILGGCALLGAAITAYYMTRVMLMTFFGEKRWQPDEHGHEPHPHESPKSMTIPMIVLAFGSVFAGGFFSIGDRFVHWLEPVTGHSHGDSPVSALTVTLATMVVLVVGVAIAYAQYGRRPVPVVAPRGSLLTRAARRDLLQDDFNHVVLVRGGEHLTRSLVYVDHTLVDGVVNGTAASVGGLSGRLRRLQNGYARSYAVSMFGGVAILIAATLLMRAV; encoded by the coding sequence GTGGAGAACCTGATTGCGCTGCTCATCGCGGCGCCCCTGCTCGGAGCGGCCGTCCTTCTGGTCGGCGGCCGTCGGCTCGACGCCGTGGGCCACTGGATCGGCACGCTCCTGTCGACCACCTCGTTCGTGCTCGCCGTCGTCCTCTTCGGCGACCTGCTGAGCAAGGACGCCGAACACCGGACCCTGACGCAGTACCTGTTCAGCTGGATCCCGGTCGAGGGCTTCCAGGCGGACGTCGCCTTCCGCCTCGACCAGTTGTCGATGACGTTCGTGCTGCTGATCACGGGCGTCGGCTCGCTGATCCACCTGTACTCGGTCGGGTACATGGAGCACGACGAGCGGCGCCGCCGCTTCTTCGGCTACCTGAACCTGTTCCTCGCGGCGATGCTGCTGCTCGTCCTCGCCGACAACTACCTGCTGCTGTACGTCGGCTGGGAGGGCGTCGGTCTCGCGTCCTACCTGCTCATCGGCTTCTGGCAGCACAAGCCCAGCGCCGCGACGGCCGCGAAGAAGGCCTTCCTGGTCAACCGCGTCGGCGACATGGGCCTGTCGATCGCCATCATGCTGATGTTCACCACCTTCGGCACCTTCGCCTTCGGCCCGCTGCTCGGGACGGAGGGAGAACCCGGCATCGCCGGGGACGCGAGCGAGGGCAGGCTCACCGCCATCGCCCTGATGCTGCTGCTCGCCGCCTGCGGCAAGTCCGCCCAGGTGCCGTTGCAGTCCTGGCTCGGGGACGCCATGGAGGGCCCGACCCCGGTCTCGGCCCTCATCCACGCGGCGACGATGGTGACCGCGGGCGTGTACCTGATCGTCCGGTCCGCCGCGATCTTCAACGCGGCGCCCGACGCGCAACTGGTCGTCACGGTCGTAGGCGCCGTCACGCTCCTGTTCGGTGCGATCGTCGGTTGCGCGAAGGACGACATCAAGAAGGCGCTGGCCGGCTCGACGATGTCGCAGATCGGCTACATGGTGCTGGCCGCGGGCCTCGGCCCCATCGGCTACGTCTTCGCGATCATGCACCTGGTGACGCACGGCTTCTTCAAGGCCGGTCTGTTCCTCGGCGCCGGCTCGGTCATGCACGGCATGAACGACGAGGTCGACATGAGGAAGTACGGCGGCCTCCGGACGTACATGCCGATCACCTTCGTCACCTTCGGCCTCGGCTACCTCGCCATCATCGGCTTCCCGGGGCTGTCCGGCTTCTTCTCCAAGGACAAGATCATCGAGGCGGCGTTCGCCAAGGGCGGCACCGAGGGCTGGATCCTCGGCGGCTGCGCCCTGCTCGGCGCGGCCATCACCGCGTACTACATGACGCGCGTGATGCTGATGACGTTCTTCGGCGAGAAGCGCTGGCAGCCCGACGAGCACGGGCACGAGCCGCACCCGCACGAGTCCCCGAAGTCCATGACGATCCCGATGATCGTGCTGGCCTTCGGATCGGTCTTCGCCGGCGGGTTCTTCAGCATCGGCGACCGCTTCGTGCACTGGCTGGAGCCGGTCACCGGCCACTCCCACGGCGACTCCCCGGTCAGCGCCCTGACGGTCACCCTCGCCACCATGGTGGTGCTCGTCGTCGGAGTGGCCATCGCCTACGCCCAGTACGGTCGCCGTCCCGTCCCCGTCGTCGCCCCGCGCGGGTCGCTGCTCACCCGCGCGGCCCGGCGCGACCTGCTCCAGGACGACTTCAACCACGTCGTCCTGGTCCGCGGCGGCGAGCACCTCACGCGCTCCCTGGTCTACGTCGACCACACCCTGGTCGACGGCGTCGTCAACGGCACGGCGGCCTCGGTCGGCGGCCTCTCCGGGCGGCTGCGCCGGCTGCAGAACGGCTACGCGCGTTCGTACGCGGTCTCGATGTTCGGCGGTGTGGCGATCCTCATCGCCGCGACCCTGCTGATGAGGGCGGTCTGA
- a CDS encoding NADH-quinone oxidoreductase subunit M, producing MSFPLLTATAALPAIGAVATAAVPAARRNAAKALALLFSLGTLALAIVVLVRFDPGGDRYQLTESHSWIKDFGVRYELGVDGIAVALIALTALLIPFIILAGWHDADPLETGNKRWRPTQGFFALILAVEAMVIISFEATDVFLFYIFFEAMLIPMYFLIGGFGDRAHEYGEETASTQRSYAAVKFLLYNLVGGLIMLAAVIGLYVVAGNFSLQEIAQARAGGTLDMATNTERWLFLGFFFAFAVKAPLWPLHTWLPNAMGEATAPVAVLITAVVDKVGTFAMLRFCLQLFPEASKWATPVILVLAVISIIYGALLAVGQRDIKRLVAYASISHFGFIVLGIFAMTSQGQSGATLYMVNHGISTAALMLVAGFLISRRGSRLIADYGGVQKVAPVLAGTFLIGGLATLSLPGLAPFVSEFLVLVGTFARYPAIGIIATFGIVLAALYTLVLYQRTMTGPVKPEVSAMPDLRARELVVVAPLIVLLIFLGVYPKPVTDIVNPAVKQTLSDVHKKDPKPEVEAAK from the coding sequence ATGTCCTTTCCTCTGCTGACAGCGACGGCCGCGCTCCCGGCGATCGGGGCGGTCGCCACGGCCGCCGTACCGGCCGCCCGGCGCAACGCCGCCAAAGCGCTGGCGCTGCTGTTCTCCCTCGGGACGCTCGCCCTGGCGATCGTCGTCCTGGTCCGCTTCGACCCCGGCGGCGACCGCTACCAGCTCACCGAATCCCACTCCTGGATCAAGGACTTCGGGGTCAGGTACGAGCTGGGCGTGGACGGCATCGCGGTCGCGCTCATCGCGCTGACCGCCCTGCTGATCCCGTTCATCATCCTGGCGGGCTGGCACGACGCCGATCCACTGGAGACGGGCAACAAGCGCTGGCGGCCTACGCAGGGCTTCTTCGCCCTGATCCTGGCCGTCGAGGCGATGGTGATCATCTCCTTCGAGGCCACCGACGTCTTCCTCTTCTACATCTTCTTCGAAGCCATGCTCATCCCGATGTACTTCCTCATCGGCGGCTTCGGCGACCGTGCCCATGAGTACGGCGAGGAGACGGCGTCCACGCAACGGTCGTACGCGGCCGTGAAGTTCCTGCTGTACAACCTGGTCGGCGGTCTGATCATGCTGGCCGCGGTGATCGGCCTCTATGTCGTCGCCGGGAACTTCAGCCTCCAGGAGATCGCGCAGGCCCGCGCCGGCGGCACGCTCGACATGGCGACGAACACCGAACGCTGGCTGTTCCTCGGTTTCTTCTTCGCCTTCGCGGTGAAGGCCCCCCTGTGGCCGCTGCACACCTGGCTGCCCAACGCCATGGGCGAGGCCACCGCGCCGGTCGCCGTGCTCATCACGGCGGTCGTCGACAAGGTGGGCACTTTCGCGATGCTCCGGTTCTGCCTCCAGTTGTTCCCGGAGGCGAGCAAGTGGGCGACGCCCGTCATCCTCGTCCTCGCGGTGATCAGCATCATCTACGGGGCGCTGCTCGCCGTGGGACAGCGGGACATCAAGCGGCTGGTGGCGTACGCGTCGATCTCGCACTTCGGGTTCATCGTGCTGGGCATCTTCGCGATGACCAGCCAGGGGCAGTCCGGCGCGACGCTCTACATGGTCAACCACGGCATCTCGACAGCGGCCCTGATGCTGGTCGCCGGCTTCCTGATCTCGCGCCGTGGCTCGCGGCTCATCGCCGACTACGGCGGGGTGCAGAAGGTCGCCCCGGTGCTCGCCGGCACCTTCCTGATCGGCGGCCTGGCGACGCTGTCGCTGCCCGGGCTCGCGCCCTTCGTGAGCGAGTTCCTCGTCCTGGTCGGCACGTTCGCGCGCTACCCGGCGATCGGCATCATCGCCACCTTCGGCATCGTCCTCGCCGCGCTCTACACCCTCGTCCTCTACCAGCGGACGATGACGGGCCCGGTGAAACCCGAGGTCTCCGCGATGCCCGACCTCCGCGCGCGTGAGCTCGTGGTCGTCGCCCCGCTGATCGTGCTGCTGATCTTCCTCGGCGTCTATCCGAAGCCGGTCACGGACATCGTGAACCCGGCGGTCAAGCAGACCCTGTCCGACGTACACAAGAAGGACCCCAAGCCCGAGGTGGAGGCGGCCAAGTGA
- the nuoN gene encoding NADH-quinone oxidoreductase subunit NuoN: MSASAVHSLWTTAATAAEPISKIDTPKIEYGQLSPTLIVVGAAVIGVLVEAFVPRKHRYYAQLFVSVVALVAAFAAVVALAEGGYGTTKARIAAMGAIAVDGPALFLQGTILLAALVGLFTFAERRLDPEVHGNRVDSFAAQAASVPGSDSEQAAVKAGFATTEVFPLLLFAVAGMLVFPSANDLLTFFIALEVFSLPLYLLCALARRKRLMSQEAAVKYFLLGAFASAFTLFGIALLYGYAGSVSYGTIAQVVDGTVQNVNPALADTMGNDALLLVGAAMIVMGLLFKVGAVPFHMWTPDVYQGAPTPVTGFMAAATKVAAFGALLRLLYVVLPGLRWDWRPVMWGVAIVTMLGGAIVAITQTDIKRLLAYSSIAHAGFILAGVIATTPDGVSSVLFYLAAYSFVTIGAFAVVTLVRDAGGEATHLSKWAGLGRRSPLVAAVFAVFLLAFAGIPLTSGFAGKFAVFKAAAEGGAAPLVVVGVISSAIAAFFYIRVIVLMFFSEPRPEGPTVAVPSPLTMMAIGVGVAVTLVLGVAPQYFLDLANQAGVFVR, from the coding sequence GTGAGCGCATCAGCCGTCCACAGCCTGTGGACAACGGCGGCAACCGCGGCCGAACCGATCTCGAAGATCGACACGCCCAAGATCGAGTACGGGCAATTGTCGCCCACCTTGATCGTCGTCGGCGCGGCGGTCATCGGGGTGCTGGTCGAGGCGTTCGTGCCGCGCAAGCACCGCTACTACGCACAGTTGTTCGTATCCGTCGTGGCGCTGGTCGCCGCCTTCGCCGCGGTGGTCGCGCTGGCGGAGGGCGGGTACGGCACCACGAAGGCGCGCATCGCCGCCATGGGCGCGATCGCCGTCGACGGACCGGCCCTCTTCCTCCAGGGCACCATCCTGCTGGCCGCCCTGGTCGGCCTCTTCACCTTCGCCGAGCGGCGCCTCGACCCCGAGGTGCACGGCAACCGCGTCGACTCCTTCGCAGCCCAGGCGGCCTCCGTGCCGGGCAGCGACAGCGAGCAGGCCGCCGTCAAGGCCGGGTTCGCGACCACCGAGGTCTTCCCGCTGCTGCTGTTCGCGGTCGCCGGCATGCTGGTCTTCCCGTCGGCCAACGACCTGCTGACCTTCTTCATCGCCCTGGAAGTCTTCTCGCTGCCGCTGTACCTGCTGTGCGCCCTGGCCCGCCGCAAGCGGCTCATGTCGCAGGAGGCCGCGGTCAAGTACTTCCTCCTCGGCGCGTTCGCCTCCGCGTTCACCCTCTTCGGCATCGCGCTGCTGTACGGGTACGCGGGCTCGGTGTCGTACGGCACGATCGCGCAGGTCGTCGACGGCACCGTCCAGAACGTCAACCCGGCGCTCGCCGACACCATGGGCAACGACGCGCTGCTCCTCGTCGGCGCGGCGATGATCGTCATGGGGCTGCTGTTCAAGGTGGGCGCGGTGCCGTTCCACATGTGGACGCCCGACGTCTACCAGGGCGCGCCGACCCCGGTCACCGGCTTCATGGCCGCGGCGACCAAGGTGGCCGCCTTCGGCGCGCTGCTGCGCCTGCTGTACGTCGTGCTGCCCGGCCTGCGCTGGGACTGGCGGCCGGTCATGTGGGGCGTCGCGATCGTCACCATGCTGGGCGGCGCGATCGTCGCGATCACGCAGACCGACATCAAGCGGCTGCTGGCGTACTCGTCCATCGCGCACGCCGGATTCATCCTTGCGGGTGTCATCGCGACCACTCCGGACGGCGTGTCGTCCGTCCTCTTCTACCTGGCCGCGTACTCGTTCGTGACGATCGGCGCGTTCGCGGTGGTCACCCTCGTGCGCGACGCCGGTGGCGAGGCCACGCACCTGTCCAAGTGGGCGGGGCTCGGCCGGCGGTCGCCGCTGGTGGCGGCCGTGTTCGCGGTGTTCCTGCTGGCCTTCGCCGGCATCCCGCTGACCTCCGGGTTCGCCGGAAAGTTCGCCGTGTTCAAGGCGGCCGCGGAGGGCGGCGCGGCTCCGCTGGTCGTGGTCGGTGTGATCTCGTCGGCGATCGCCGCCTTCTTCTACATCCGGGTGATCGTGCTGATGTTCTTCAGCGAGCCGCGGCCCGAGGGCCCGACCGTCGCCGTTCCGTCGCCGCTGACGATGATGGCGATCGGGGTGGGCGTGGCGGTCACGCTGGTGCTCGGTGTGGCGCCGCAGTACTTCCTGGACCTGGCGAACCAGGCCGGGGTGTTCGTGCGCTGA
- the recQ gene encoding DNA helicase RecQ, whose product MGGTGGISAMTAITGTPERTDSEALATLHRVFGYEAFRGEQQAVIEHVVAGGDAVVLMPTGGGKSLCYQIPSLVRPGTGIVVSPLIALMQDQVNALRALGVNAGFMNSTQNFDERRVVEAEFLAGELDLLYLAPERLRLDSTLDLLSRGKIAVFAIDEAHCVSQWGHDFRPDYLSLSLLGERWPDVPRIALTATATHATHEEITQRLNMPSARHFVASFDRPNIQYRIVPKADPKKQLLSFLHEEHAGDAGIVYCLSRNSVEKTAEFLSRNGVEAVPYHAGLDAGTRAAHQSRFLREDGLVVCATIAFGMGIDKPDVRFVAHLDLPKSIEGYYQETGRGGRDGLPSTAWMAYGLNDVIQQRKLIQSGEGDEAFRRRAGAHLDSMLALCETAQCRRSQLLAYFGQDPAAAGCGNCDTCLTPPETWDGTVAAQKVLSTVVRLQRERGQKFGAVQIVDILMGKRTAKVIQFDHDQLSVFGIGEDLAEGEWRGVVRQLLAQGLLAVEGEYGTLVLTEASGEVLRRERDVPLRKEPKKPATSKASGSSSSGRNKPKAAAAELPEELLPAFEALRAWRAEQAREQGVPAYVIFHDATLREIATAWPTSVRQLGGISGVGEKKLVTYGEGVIAVLASLDGPLGTATDPAPAGGSVPGSAPGAAPGAAQGAAADPGASDYWPEMDAEPEPEDWI is encoded by the coding sequence ATGGGCGGGACGGGTGGGATCAGCGCGATGACAGCGATCACCGGGACACCGGAGCGGACCGATAGCGAGGCGCTGGCCACGCTGCACCGGGTCTTCGGGTACGAGGCCTTCCGCGGCGAGCAGCAAGCGGTCATCGAACACGTGGTGGCCGGCGGGGACGCGGTCGTCCTCATGCCGACCGGCGGCGGCAAGTCGCTGTGCTACCAGATCCCGTCCCTGGTCAGACCCGGTACGGGCATCGTCGTCTCGCCTCTCATCGCGCTCATGCAGGATCAGGTGAACGCGCTGCGGGCGCTCGGCGTGAACGCCGGGTTCATGAACTCCACGCAGAACTTCGACGAGCGGCGCGTGGTCGAGGCCGAGTTCCTCGCAGGCGAGTTGGACCTGCTGTACCTGGCGCCGGAGCGACTGCGCCTGGACTCCACGCTGGACCTCCTCTCGCGCGGCAAGATCGCGGTCTTCGCGATCGACGAGGCGCACTGCGTGTCCCAGTGGGGCCACGACTTCCGCCCCGACTACCTCTCGCTCTCCCTGCTCGGCGAGCGCTGGCCGGACGTCCCACGGATCGCGCTCACGGCGACGGCCACCCACGCGACGCACGAGGAGATCACCCAGCGGCTGAACATGCCGTCGGCCCGGCACTTCGTGGCGAGCTTCGACCGGCCCAACATCCAGTACCGGATCGTGCCGAAGGCCGACCCCAAGAAGCAGTTGCTGAGCTTCCTGCACGAGGAGCACGCGGGCGACGCGGGCATCGTGTACTGCCTCTCGCGCAACTCCGTGGAGAAGACAGCCGAGTTCCTCTCCCGCAACGGCGTGGAGGCGGTGCCCTACCACGCGGGTCTGGACGCGGGCACACGCGCGGCGCACCAGTCCCGGTTCCTGCGGGAGGACGGCCTGGTCGTGTGCGCGACCATCGCGTTCGGCATGGGCATCGACAAGCCCGACGTGCGGTTCGTCGCCCACCTCGACCTCCCCAAGTCGATCGAGGGCTACTACCAGGAGACGGGGCGCGGCGGCCGTGACGGACTGCCCTCCACGGCATGGATGGCGTACGGCCTCAACGACGTCATACAGCAGCGCAAGCTGATCCAGTCCGGTGAGGGCGACGAGGCCTTCCGGCGGCGGGCAGGCGCCCACCTGGACTCGATGCTGGCCCTGTGTGAGACCGCCCAGTGCCGCCGCAGCCAACTCCTCGCCTACTTCGGCCAGGACCCCGCCGCGGCGGGCTGCGGCAACTGCGACACCTGCCTCACGCCGCCGGAGACCTGGGACGGCACGGTCGCGGCCCAGAAGGTGCTGTCGACCGTGGTGCGGCTGCAGCGGGAGCGCGGGCAGAAGTTCGGCGCCGTGCAGATCGTCGACATCCTGATGGGCAAGCGCACGGCCAAGGTGATCCAGTTCGACCACGACCAGTTGTCGGTGTTCGGCATCGGCGAGGATCTCGCCGAAGGCGAATGGCGGGGCGTCGTACGGCAGTTGCTGGCACAGGGGCTGCTCGCGGTCGAGGGGGAGTACGGCACGCTGGTGCTGACGGAGGCCAGCGGCGAGGTACTGCGCCGCGAGCGGGACGTACCGCTGCGCAAGGAGCCGAAGAAGCCGGCCACGTCGAAGGCGTCGGGCTCTTCCTCCTCCGGCAGGAACAAGCCCAAGGCCGCCGCGGCCGAGCTGCCCGAGGAACTGCTGCCCGCCTTCGAGGCCCTGCGCGCCTGGCGCGCCGAACAGGCCCGCGAACAGGGTGTTCCCGCGTACGTCATCTTCCACGACGCCACACTCCGGGAGATCGCCACGGCCTGGCCGACGTCGGTGCGACAGCTCGGCGGCATCAGCGGGGTCGGCGAGAAGAAGCTCGTGACGTACGGGGAGGGCGTGATCGCGGTCCTGGCCTCACTGGACGGCCCACTGGGCACCGCCACCGATCCGGCGCCTGCCGGGGGCTCGGTTCCCGGCTCCGCACCCGGCGCTGCTCCCGGCGCTGCTCAGGGTGCCGCCGCGGATCCGGGCGCCTCGGACTACTGGCCCGAGATGGACGCGGAACCGGAACCCGAGGACTGGATATAG
- a CDS encoding M56 family metallopeptidase, with protein sequence MTVCLLLLSVVALTAAVPAPRALTRSVWPEREPVVGLWVWQCLVATVLLCCLTALVLGATAVFHTVRARVFAPAPPAVTEAYDLSGVPLWAAALTLLLACGAAWTTAMLARELVDARRRRGQARAHLRERAPDLPAGLPSARGPLLVLEDEYPDAWWMPGSPPQLIVTTGALHRLTSHQLDAVLTHERGHARAHHDWLLHLSTALATGFPRIPLFSHFCDQTHRLVELAADDTASRRCGHLTTALALIELNQHRGVLSCASSHRLLGERVDRLLQPPPRLLRRHRALTTAAATLVPLLPLLITFAPGLTALS encoded by the coding sequence ATGACCGTCTGCCTGCTCCTGCTGAGCGTCGTCGCGCTGACGGCCGCCGTGCCGGCTCCGCGTGCGCTCACCCGCTCCGTATGGCCCGAGCGGGAGCCCGTGGTCGGGCTGTGGGTGTGGCAGTGCCTGGTCGCCACGGTCCTGCTGTGCTGCCTGACAGCCCTGGTGCTGGGTGCCACGGCCGTGTTCCACACCGTCCGCGCGCGGGTCTTCGCCCCCGCACCGCCCGCGGTCACCGAGGCGTACGACCTCTCCGGCGTCCCACTGTGGGCAGCGGCCCTGACTCTGCTGCTGGCCTGCGGGGCCGCCTGGACCACCGCGATGCTGGCCCGCGAGCTCGTCGACGCGCGCCGGCGTCGTGGCCAGGCCAGGGCGCACCTGCGGGAACGCGCCCCGGACCTGCCTGCGGGCCTGCCTTCCGCCCGCGGCCCGCTGCTCGTGCTGGAGGACGAGTATCCCGACGCCTGGTGGATGCCCGGCAGTCCGCCCCAGTTGATCGTGACGACCGGCGCCCTGCACCGCCTCACCTCCCACCAACTGGACGCCGTCCTCACCCACGAACGCGGCCATGCCCGCGCCCACCACGACTGGCTGCTCCACCTCTCGACCGCCCTTGCCACCGGCTTCCCCCGTATTCCGCTCTTCTCCCACTTCTGCGACCAGACCCACCGCCTGGTCGAACTCGCCGCCGACGACACGGCGTCGCGCCGCTGCGGCCATCTGACGACGGCGCTGGCTCTGATCGAGCTGAACCAGCACCGGGGCGTCCTGTCCTGCGCCTCCAGTCACCGCCTCCTGGGCGAGCGCGTCGACCGACTGCTCCAGCCGCCCCCGCGCCTGCTCCGCAGACACCGGGCGCTGACGACGGCAGCGGCCACGCTGGTCCCCCTGCTGCCCCTGCTGATCACCTTCGCCCCGGGACTGACGGCGTTGTCCTGA